In the genome of Torulaspora globosa chromosome 2, complete sequence, the window TGGTGCTGGTAGCGCTAAAATGCGACCTGAGGAATACAAACAGCGAAACAAACGCTATAACGCCCGGCATAATCAACCAGCAGAGAAGCCATCAATCTGCAACCGACCTGGAGTCTTCAAACAGAAATGTGGGGGGAGCCAATAATGAGGGCAGCAGCGATAACTATATAACGTACCAGGAGGGATTGGcgatggcgaagaaaaTAGGAGCTCTTCGTTATCTCGAATGCAGTGCCAAGTTGAACAAAGGCGTTAACGAGGCGTTTACTGAAGCGGCTCGTGTGGTTCTGACTGAAGATCCAAAGGGAAAGGACGCTGCAAAGGATGATGGGTCCAGTTGTACTATAATGTAGAAGTAATCCAGATGTTTCTCCACCTAAATAGATTTTATGTAGTTCTTAATTCACTTAATCGActattgaagaatatcCCATTAATGCTGACTTACGCAGCATTGCTAACGTTAAGCATGTCTTCCAAATACATGGACGGTGTCTGTTTGTGGTGTCCACCTCTCGGTCTACGATCATTGGTGTTATCATTGCTCGAAGACGAGCTGGAGTTCGCTGGAGTCAACCCGATAGATGATTTATTCCTCTTGTGATGGCCTGAGACGCCCTTTTTCCCCTTCCGTTCTGGAGACGCCGCTCTCTCAGGCTTGTTAAGTGTAGAATTGATCTCATCCGAGGACAACAGCGAGGTGGCTGATAGGCTAGATTGGTGATACGGTTTTTCTAGCAAGCGACTACGCTGACTGGGTAGCAGGTTTGGCTTTTGAGCCACTTCAATTGTGGGCGATATGAACAGCGAATTTCGGTTGTATCTGGTGAAAGGGTCCTGGATGGGGTTGAATGTTTCTTGGCCGACAGGTTCCAGCCACTCCGGCTCATAACCTGGAACCGACTCCGACGAATTCGACTCTCTCAACCTACTCCCGTTTCCCAAAAGGCTGAGACGAGATCGCCTGCTCTTTTCCCCAGTTTCCCCGTATTCTGAGCCGTAAAGACCGGGCGTCAGCTCCTTATCGTCGCCGCTGTCATAGAGTGCGCTGCCACCACGATTGTGGCGACGATACTGATCTTCCCTAAAACTCTTCTTAGCGTTCCTACGGGACAAGTGGCTTGTTATCACCGACCAAAGTATCATCCCCAGAATCGTCGCCCCCACGATACTGCCCACTACGATGAAAACAGTCCCGTCTGGTTTGTGGTTATGCCATACATTGGGATtcccagcagcagatggAGGTGTCACGGTAACCGAGTATTGGGTAGTTGTAGACGCTGTTTCTGATCCCGTGGCAGAAGCACTAGCGCTCGCTGAAGTCGAAGTAGTTGTCAGCTCTGGTAGCGCCTTCACAACACCCTCAATCTCCGACATATCCCAATTCCCCGAGCTCACTACAGCCATATCTAGCGTATTCATCATGTTCCTCCTTCCATTTATATTGACCTTGAACAGAATGTTTCACCACTTTCCCGATCTGGTAAAATCTCAAAGATTCTCTCGAAGCCTCGTTTCATTATGGGAacttcgatgaagaaaccagGAATTGGCATCGATGCCACATGCTGTTCGACCATTGAAACAGATCTCAGCGCTTGTGGCATCGATGCCACAAGCCTGCCGGTTTCAATCTCCTACCATTTGGGTCGCTTTGTAACAAGATATGGTACGTATGAAACGGATTCTGCAGCCCGGAAAGACCTGCCAATGTCATCTTGATCCGCCGTATATAAGCTCCGCTTCCAGACCCTTCTACTTCGTCTCTTACTCTACTCTTGCTGTCATGTGTCTGTCGTCCCATATAATGGGTATCTCGCGGTCAAACAAACCCACTTGTCGAACAATCTCACAGAAAGGCGGAAGGCCGGGACCGATTGAGATCTAGAGAGCATCCAGATGGGGAATTCATGCAATTACATACCGCCCCTGAGCTTTTCGCCCGTGGTTGGCACCGATGTGTCGCTGTACAGGTCGGGATATCCGATGCCGCTTAACTACGCATTCATTAGAGATCAGCTCCATTTGAAAACAATAATATACGTCGGCGACAAGGAGGAACTGTCGCCGGAATACGATGAGTTTCTTCGCCAGGAAAAGATCCAGTTCCGCAGGATTCACATGGTGTCGTGCCGGGACCCCGATATTCACGAACGCATGAATGAAGTACTACGCTTGGTTGTAGATGTCGATAACTACCCGATACTGATCCATTCGAACAAGGGAAAGCACAGGGCGGGCGTAGTGGTTGGCATCATCCGCAAGCTTCTACAAGGCTGGTCCCTCGCAGGCATTTATCAAGAGTACGGTATATTCTCCGGCGGGCTCAAGGGAGAGGCAGACCTAGAGTTCATCACGATGTTTGAGACCAAGCTAGCTGTGCccagaaagaagatgcCCGATTTTGCCATTTTTTAGTGCAAACAGCGCGTCGAAAAGTTGGCCTCGGCCACTGGTGGTAGCATGACTCATGCTCTTTTATAAGACTTCAGAGAACGTTTTATATAAGAGATCTTCTGTATTCAGGATACGGATTCTGTAGTCTGCGAGGAGCAAGGGTTTTGCATTGGAATCTTGGCGAAGATGGTTTTTGCTTTATCGGAAATTGTGAGACCAAAGATTTACAACTTGGAGCCTTATCGTTGTGCAAGAGACGATTTTAAAGAGGGTGTTCTTTTAGATGCGAATGAGAATGCCAGTGGTCCAATTCCGCAGGATATTGCCGATTCCGGCTTGCACCGCTATCCAGATCCGCATCAGATTGAGTTCAAGAGTGCAATGGCGAAATATCGTAACGACACCAGCTCGTTTGCCGATTTGCCAGAAAAGCTGTCCGCAGAGAATCTATGTTTAGGTGTCGGATCTGACGAAAGCATTGATGCCATCATCAGAGCTTGTTGTGTTCCAGGAAAAGAGCAGATTTTAACCATGCCACCAACGTACGGTATGTACTCCGTTTGCGCCGATATCAACGACGTTGAGGTAGTGAAGTGTCCCCTGATAACAGGGGATAACTCATTCCAAATGGACACTGACGCAGTGCTGGAAACTCTCAAAAGAGAACCTTCCATAAAGATCGTCTTTATCACTTCGCCAGGGAATCCAACAGGTGCCAAAATCAAAACCGAGAGGATCGAAAAGTTGCTGCAGAACTGGGATGCAGGTATGGTGGTCGTCGATGAAGCCTATGTCGATTTCTGCGGTGAATCCACCGCGCCGCTGGTCACGAAATATCCTAATCTCTGTGTTTTGCAAACCTTATCCAAATCATTCGGTTTGGCTGGTATTAGGCTCGGTATGACTTACGCTTCCAAAGAGTTCGCACGGGTACTCAACTCAATGAAGGCGCCTTACAACATTTCCTCCGTTACTTCGGAGTATGCTTTGAAAGCGGTTCAAAACGACAGCATCCAACGGATGGAACAGAATGCCAAGTCATGTAAAAAGGAGCAGCAGCGTCTGCTACAAAGTTTGACAGCACTAGACTTGGTTGACGATCAATATGTCGGTGGCTTAGATGCTAATTTTTTACTTCTGAGGATTAACAAGGGCGATAATAAATTGGCCAATAAGTTGTACCAAAAGTTGGCCACTGAGTCGGGTGTAGTGGTAAGATACAGAGGTTCCGAATTGGGCTGCGAAGGTTGTCTGAGGATCACGGTTGGAACACCAGAGGAGAACGACCTTTTGATCAGGGAGTTTGCCAGGCAGTTGgacgctttgaaagaaacagaGAGTGATTAATGTTTCCTCAGATTTTCTTATTCATAGATAGTATTATACAATTATTAGCGACTTTAATGCGCAAAAGCCTAGTAAAAAGAGAACGTTAAAAGGGTtatcttctcttcaatagGCTGCCGATTTGCATCCTGGTCCTAAGTTTTAAACATAATTCCGCCACAGGAAGTGACTGAATTTCCTGATTGCTTACATCAGGGCTTTTCGATGCATCTGCTTGTCTCTCCGATGAGCGGTTTCTAGAAATCAACTCATCAACCTGCTCCCGCAAGCGTGTTATCTCGTTGCAGAGATTATCGCGGTCAGCGAGATCTCTAGCCAATTTATGAACGTAGGCATTATTTCCTATTTCTTCGCGGTCAATCGTGTATAGTTTTAATATTTGTAGCATCTCTTCAATATGATTCAACCTCTCTGCAGCATTCAACATTTTCCGGCGAAGCTCACTTTGCATTTCTAACTGATGATGTTTCAGCTCAGCAAACCCCGGGTTCGAACTGGATATTTCATAGTGGTAATAATCATTTTTCACTTTATaaagttcttcttgcaaATCTCTTGCCTTTTCTACTTTTGATTTTGCCAATTGCTCCTGCAGTTGCTCGATCTTACGTGCAGACCCGCTGAAAGCGCTCATTTCCTCAGACATGATGTCCTGCAGCTTTTCAGATTCCTGAAGTCTCCATGTGTACACGTTAGGCACACTTGCGATCGTTCTGCGTTCAATACAACTTGTGGACTGGTCCTTTAGGAAATCCTCAATATTTTTTGCGTTTTCTTGCCAGACGGCTATTTCAGACGACAATACATGATAAGTCTTTTCAATCGATCTCATCGTCAAATCCTGGGAGCTGAAGTTTATCGCGGTGATATTAGCGCTAGTAAAATATTCCGGAAGACTCTTCGGCATGTTTTGTAAGGCGCAGATtgtttcatcattttcgAATGATTGGACGGTGAAATCGCAAGCAGTTGGTATATCAGCTTGCAATGCAGAGTCTACGGCCTCATAAACCTGAATTCCTTGTGAAATATATTCTTTTTTAACTTCTACGGTCTCTTTGGGCGGAAGCGCCTTATCAATTGTACTTGGCAGTTCTACCTTTTGAGCTTGATTCTTCGTCTTAATTGCCTCGTCTAACTCCTCCTGCAATACATCGTCCAGTGCGTCGTATGATTCCTCTCGGCTCGAATCTGAATCTCTGGTGGTCTCGTTCTCCTCTGAATTAGAAAGATCATTATCAGCTGTAGTCATATCCAATCCTTGAGAGGTTGCTATCTGCGCATAAGATGCATCTTTGGGTTTGTTAGATGAAAAATCTTTCTCATTGTGCCTTTCGAGAGTGTCAGAGTCATTTGCAGCGTCAGCGGAGTTAATATCATTACTGGAAGGTTTAAGGACAGTATTTAGCTTTAAGCTTGACTTATCAATTACTGCTTGAGAATCCCCATGTGATGCATCGTCATGTTTCGTTAAGAAAGGGTTTCTTTGTATCGCTTCCTCTTTTTCAGTAGATGCTGTAGCATCAGAAGAATTAATTGGTTTGGTAGAATGGGAGGCATTTCCCTGAGCAGTGCCGACTGCAGATTTTTCCGAAATCCGCTTATCAGCTTTCTCACTGCTACTGGAAATACTGGCAAAGGAGAAGCCTGGTGAGGATGCCTTCTTCAGGTCACCAGCAAATGCAGTAAATGGCGATGCACTTCTCCTATCATCCTCTCTGCCAAATTGATTGATCTGTAAATCGCTACTTGACAGTTTAGCACCTTCTTTGATACGGGCTGTTATGGCGgatattgaagatttaGCATCTTCTGTATGGTCTGTAATCTGAATCTGAGACGGCGTCCCCCGTTCGACAGTGGAATCGGATAAATCTGTATCCTTAAAATCTCTTTTATCCCTTGAGAGCTCCGACTCTTCTTGGCTACCCACTTCTGACAATTTCTGgtcctcttcctctgacTCGAGATTTTCTGAGGAAGATAAAGCTTCGTCTTCAGACTCTTTTTCAGCCTCCCTTGCCAATGCTTTCTTTTGAGCTTTCTCATCGGGAAGATCCTCATAGCTTGCTTCAGCGGATGCAGCCCGTTCTCGATCAGCGTTGCTGATTTTTAGATCATTGGCTTGCTCTTCGCTCGCAACGAAggtagaagaaaaatcGCCTAGCTTATCAGAGCTCGCAAATGCTGCTTTTTGACTGTCATCTGTCATTTTATTTGCGAGGCTTGCAAAAGGTGAAGGTGATTCCCCTGAAGAGGGAAGTTTATTTTCTGCAAACTTTTTAAAAGGTGCGCTGGCAAAAGGTAGGTTCTGACCTTGAAACGTACTGCTGGACAAACTGGAGAAAGGGGACTTGGAACTAGTGCCAAACGACGCCGTTCCAAAAGCATGTTTAGACTCTGAGCCCTTTGGTGGTGTGGTCGTCGAGATTGAACCGAACGATGGCTTATTGTCAGAGCCAACAAAGCCTGGTGAACCGAATGTCGAACTAGTATTCGTGCCCCCGAGCGATGGCGTGACTAAGGTTGGCTTGGTACTAAAATCCCCAAAAGATGGTTTACCAAATGCTGACTGAGTTCCTGAGTCCCCAAATGATGGCGTTCCAAAGGCCGGCTTATTTTCCGGGGCACTCAGTGCAGGCTTAGAACCTAAGTCACTGAAAGATGTTTTACCAAATGCTGAAGAGCCAAACGCTGGCTTAGCGCCGAAGTGTCCAAATGATGGTTTTCCAAATGCGGATTCAGCGCCTGAGCTCCCAAATGATGGCGTGCCGAAGGTTGGTTTATCTTCAGAGGTACCGAATGCTACTTTAGAGTCTGCGCTTCCAAAAGATGGTGCACCGAAAGCAGGTGAACCAAATGCTGGCTTAGAACCTGACTGGCCAAAAGGAGAGTTGCCGAAAGCTAACTCGGTATTTGTGCTCCCAAACGATGGTGTACCAAAGGCTGGCTTACTTTCCGAGATGCCAAATGCTGGAGAACCGAAAGCTGAGCCGGTATTTACGCTTTTGAAGGCAGGCGCACCAAATGAATTTTCGGACTTAGTTCCTGCCGCGACcgattttgtttcttcacCACTTGAGCTTGC includes:
- a CDS encoding uncharacterized protein (ancestral locus Anc_2.250), with product MMNTLDMAVVSSGNWDMSEIEGVVKALPELTTTSTSASASASATGSETASTTTQYSVTVTPPSAAGNPNVWHNHKPDGTVFIVVGSIVGATILGMILWSVITSHLSRRNAKKSFREDQYRRHNRGGSALYDSGDDKELTPGLYGSEYGETGEKSRRSRLSLLGNGSRLRESNSSESVPGYEPEWLEPVGQETFNPIQDPFTRYNRNSLFISPTIEVAQKPNLLPSQRSRLLEKPYHQSSLSATSLLSSDEINSTLNKPERAASPERKGKKGVSGHHKRNKSSIGLTPANSSSSSSNDNTNDRRPRGGHHKQTPSMYLEDMLNVSNAA
- the OCA2 gene encoding Oca2p (ancestral locus Anc_2.251), which gives rise to MGNSCNYIPPLSFSPVVGTDVSLYRSGYPMPLNYAFIRDQLHLKTIIYVGDKEELSPEYDEFLRQEKIQFRRIHMVSCRDPDIHERMNEVLRLVVDVDNYPILIHSNKGKHRAGVVVGIIRKLLQGWSLAGIYQEYGIFSGGLKGEADLEFITMFETKLAVPRKKMPDFAIF
- the HIS5 gene encoding histidinol-phosphate transaminase (ancestral locus Anc_2.252), with amino-acid sequence MVFALSEIVRPKIYNLEPYRCARDDFKEGVLLDANENASGPIPQDIADSGLHRYPDPHQIEFKSAMAKYRNDTSSFADLPEKLSAENLCLGVGSDESIDAIIRACCVPGKEQILTMPPTYGMYSVCADINDVEVVKCPLITGDNSFQMDTDAVLETLKREPSIKIVFITSPGNPTGAKIKTERIEKLLQNWDAGMVVVDEAYVDFCGESTAPLVTKYPNLCVLQTLSKSFGLAGIRLGMTYASKEFARVLNSMKAPYNISSVTSEYALKAVQNDSIQRMEQNAKSCKKEQQRLLQSLTALDLVDDQYVGGLDANFLLLRINKGDNKLANKLYQKLATESGVVVRYRGSELGCEGCLRITVGTPEENDLLIREFARQLDALKETESD
- the NUP159 gene encoding FG-nucleoporin NUP159 (ancestral locus Anc_2.253), which translates into the protein MRSSIGEEVHTETSEDYGFKKLGQVAILPSYNEKLPFASLQNLDISNENGLYIASSGGKVVIGDLQLLRDFIQNHKDTEISFRWEKALDDVIAVKFLPDNEALIVCRTGVVYKIDCANFDSFEEACSLKQPLLQVSVSRSKQLLAMTSEQELLCYDLGKSSAPIEIADGVASFDSLGDEVYLLLSNNSIQIRRLAGDHLELQSTLAVPPELLEELGDQYQPLLLKVLNKKQLLVVYGEGVPESAEDVMYDHKMYIVNFSAENSTFSESFDITPAFGSVLRYPTAYDVHIEALTGESETINILASACSSEISIWDSAEVVQPSQDSERAVLPISKVTDNDTNPVGMALDIRTTGNISEPCQGVESVEKLPLIYILNNEGSLQIVGLYHSSAIKEGTFKVPDVSRPATDLVAGADFKQVEDSADRASDAEETTVHEVARESKNTASSSGEETKSVAAGTKSENSFGAPAFKSVNTGSAFGSPAFGISESKPAFGTPSFGSTNTELAFGNSPFGQSGSKPAFGSPAFGAPSFGSADSKVAFGTSEDKPTFGTPSFGSSGAESAFGKPSFGHFGAKPAFGSSAFGKTSFSDLGSKPALSAPENKPAFGTPSFGDSGTQSAFGKPSFGDFSTKPTLVTPSLGGTNTSSTFGSPGFVGSDNKPSFGSISTTTPPKGSESKHAFGTASFGTSSKSPFSSLSSSTFQGQNLPFASAPFKKFAENKLPSSGESPSPFASLANKMTDDSQKAAFASSDKLGDFSSTFVASEEQANDLKISNADRERAASAEASYEDLPDEKAQKKALAREAEKESEDEALSSSENLESEEEDQKLSEVGSQEESELSRDKRDFKDTDLSDSTVERGTPSQIQITDHTEDAKSSISAITARIKEGAKLSSSDLQINQFGREDDRRSASPFTAFAGDLKKASSPGFSFASISSSSEKADKRISEKSAVGTAQGNASHSTKPINSSDATASTEKEEAIQRNPFLTKHDDASHGDSQAVIDKSSLKLNTVLKPSSNDINSADAANDSDTLERHNEKDFSSNKPKDASYAQIATSQGLDMTTADNDLSNSEENETTRDSDSSREESYDALDDVLQEELDEAIKTKNQAQKVELPSTIDKALPPKETVEVKKEYISQGIQVYEAVDSALQADIPTACDFTVQSFENDETICALQNMPKSLPEYFTSANITAINFSSQDLTMRSIEKTYHVLSSEIAVWQENAKNIEDFLKDQSTSCIERRTIASVPNVYTWRLQESEKLQDIMSEEMSAFSGSARKIEQLQEQLAKSKVEKARDLQEELYKVKNDYYHYEISSSNPGFAELKHHQLEMQSELRRKMLNAAERLNHIEEMLQILKLYTIDREEIGNNAYVHKLARDLADRDNLCNEITRLREQVDELISRNRSSERQADASKSPDVSNQEIQSLPVAELCLKLRTRMQIGSLLKRR